The Roseofilum reptotaenium CS-1145 genome includes the window GGGGCATAGCGGAACTTTTCCCAGCTTCCGGGGGAATTTGGGGTAATGGCGTTGTCGGCGCTCTTCTTGTGTACAGTAGTAGCATCAAGCTGCGAGTGCTGACCCTGTACCGGCGCAATACCTCCGGCGCTATCGTTGCTCAAAAACTGGAGTAGTCCCATGATTCTCTTGACCTTTTATTGATACAGTTACGGTGACGAATTGCCCAAGGACAAAGGAAAGCAGAACCCCTAATGTGATAAACAGCAAGGGGTTCCAGTCCATGGGGCGTTTATTCCATGGATTCCTTCTCATTGATTTGGTGACTGATGGTGTGTAAAGTTTGCCGAATATCTGAGAGCCTTTCCCAGAAGGAGACAGAGGATTCCAGTGCGTTACACCGGCGCTCTAGCTGCCCGATCGCCTCAAAATCCACCGGTGGAGGAACAGCTTCAAGCTCTTTGAGGTAAACAAGGTACGCCCGGACGTGATGCTCTAGCTCTGCGGGGACGCGGATTTGCTTGGTGGTCGCTGGCTTGCGAGTGGTGGTTCTAGGCATAGCGTTCACCCCCTTCCTCTTCAATGAGATCTCGCAGTTGCCCTACTGTATGTAAATCCGCTTCACAGTCAATCAATTGGGTGAATCCATCGTATTGTCGGGGAACAGCAGTATAAAGCCAATCCCCATCCTGGATACAGTAGGTTTTTCCAGTGATGAGAAAGTCCCCGACGCAATCGCCGATTTCCCAAAAGGACGGTTCTTTCGCCTTCCATAGAGGGTCAATATTTCGTAGCATTATTGATGCTCCTGATTGTGGTCTCGTCACAGTTAGGGGAAGTCCTGGGTTGGTATTGGCATTACCTTCTCAGGGCGTTAATCCTTTCGCTGATGAATAAAGCATAACCCCGGCGATCGCCAAAGACAATAGATCGTATCATCAAAATTATTCACCATTTTTGATGACATCGATCAATGAGACTCTATTGTACGTTGGTAGTCCAGCCCTCGCCCTTCTGACACAATCGTACTACTCGCTCCATGCCCATAGCGGCTCATATTTACGCTGTAAGGTGGATTGCCCCTCTAAATGACCAATCGTACTGGGGGTGTCCTTTTGAAAGGAAACCTTACAGGACAAAGGTTTTAGCCGTTGAGTAATACAGGATATACCACAGGTCAACTCATTTCGCCCTTTATACCATTGTACAGTCGTAATATGGTGATTCATGGGGACTAAGAGGGTACAAAAGGGAGATTTCCATAGACAAATTTCTATGGTTAGGGGAGATAATGGGAAATGCTGAAATTCTTGGTGGCGCTTGACTACCGATATTCTCTCGTTTTGTGTCCACTTGCGCGTAGCGCAAGTATAGCGTCAAAAATTCCTCCTTGTCAAGAGATTTAATTAGAGTCTCTAATCTGCGATTGATAGATTAATCGCAGACTAGAGTTCTGAACTTCAGGATAAGTACGAGAAGCGTCCTTGATAATTGAAGGACAAGACTATTATCTGGGTCTCAGTTCTTCAGGAGGATAGCGATAGCCTTCATGCCATTTCCCGTCAAGATTTATCATGACCTCCCATTCCCCCTCATCATCTTGAACCCCGGTGATGATCGCTTCCATACATTCAGTCCCTGGAGTCACAGTTAGAACCTTGTCATCAATTGAGTAGTTTCCCGATGGTCTCTTCTCTAATCCGTCCGGCTCAAAGCGATCTGTCCTCCATTTCAGCCTGAATAAGTATTTGCATTCCCACTTTCCACTCTCGTCAGGAAGTCCCGTAATCATTGCAGGAAGTTTCCCCTCAGAATGCTTGATCCACAACAGTTCGCCTAGCGAGTAGGGTAGGTCATCTTCAGTTTTGGTTGCAACTGGGATCGGCTCCCTCACCTCTTGGGTGGATAGGTCATCAGCAGAAACTTCACTTTGAGTGGTAGAGCTGTCGGGTTGCGCTGTTTCGTTACTCCGACCCTCACTCTCTTGATGGACATTGGGATTATCTCCATCAGAGAGTGGGGATAGTTCTTCCTGTGAGTGGTCGGATACAATCTTGATATTCTCCCAGAAGACAGTCCATCCCCCATCATCCAAGAGTCTAATTAACATCCCTTCGTTCTGCACTCCATCATCCAGGTCTTTAATTTTAACCTTCATTCCTGGACATCCCCATGGGGGTGGGATGAAATCATTTGAGACACTTTTTTCCGTAGTAGGGGCACTTCTCCATGGGTCGGATAGTGGCTCTGTTTTTTCGGGTTGCTCATTTTCTGATCTACACCCCCCTAAAGTATCGTCACAACCGTCACGCCCTTGCTGTGTAGGCATTCCAGCCGTCACATCAACCATCACAGTATCGTCACCCGTATCATCACACTCTGTTTTTGAGGGTGAAGGTGATGGGATAGGCGCTTCTACTCTCGCAGAAGCAGAAAAGTCAATGGGAATTTGTTCCTGTGATGGCTGTGATGGTTCCTGTGATGGTTCGGTGACGATAGGTGTGACGGCTGGAACCCTTGCCCTATCTGGCTGTGACGGTTGTGATGGTTGATTTGGGGAATAAGCTTTCTCAGCTTTTTTGAACACTTCACTGGGAGTGGGGATATGTTGATGTTTAATCTCTTCCCTTATATCCACACCGATGATGTAAGAACCGTTCCGAGCTTTTCCTCTCTCAATTTCCCAACCCACAAAATCAGATGCAGTAATCAGCCGAGAGCTAAACTTATTCATTGCTACAGCTTTCTGCCCAGTGTGAGAACAGAATTTAGTATATTCACTGTAAACATCTTTGACGTAAACTTTACAATTAGATATGGGCACTAACTCAGTATCCAGGAAGTCAGCAACAGAGTTTTCTGCCGTCTCTAGTTCCCATGCCTTGCTGTTGAATGAGGGAATCTCATGTTCGCCTAGCCCATTGACAATTGCATCAACTTTGAGGGATGGCATAGAGAGAGCGCAATAGGTGAGCCGAGGAATCTCCCTTAACATTAATTCTTCAGCTAAGGAGTTTCGGTTGATGATTGGTATGTCAAACTCAACCAGGCATAAACGGCGCTTGATGGCTCCAGTCTCTCCTCTAAATATGGGGTCGTTAGAGATAATCAAAAGCGTTCCGTAGAATGGGCTAGAACCCACTTCTTTGAAGATTTGGCGATAGGGGATAGCATCCCCCCCAGTCATGGATTTAATCGTATCTAAAGCGTCTTCCGAATACTTATTCCCTTCGTCAGGCAGGGTAAGAAGTTGACTGTCAATCCAGTGAGCAACATCATACTCACCTCCCAGCCTGGAAAGCTTAGACGCTTTGGTATTCTCCTCTCCCACTAAAGAGCCTAGTATGCGTGAAAAAGTCCCCTTTCCGGTTCCAGGTTTACCAATTAGGTGTATGAATTTCTGGAGAGTGGAAAACCTCCACGCTAAGACCCCATTACAAATTGCCAGAAGTTTAAGTATCTTCCTCTCATCTCCACCCATGGCATGATGCCAAGCGTCGTAAATGTGGGGGCAATATTGTCTGAGCGCCTCCAAGGGGTCTTTGATTGGTTCTCCATCTGGTTGCCACCAGTCCCGGTGAATGATGCTGGTGTTGTAATGTTCTGGGTTATGGGGGGTCAATGCCAAGGTTTCCATGTCAACAACCCCATTGGCGAAAGCCCTCACTGACTGTGATTGAGGCATCCATTGCCGATGACGAAGTTCCCGTTCTAATGACTTCAGACAGTTCTCTATCCAGGTGTCAGTTTTGATGAATGACTTGACTTGGTGGTGAATAACGTCCCCTACATCCTCGTGGGGGATAGCTTCCCAATATTTGCCATTCCATTCCCTCCAAGTTTTCTGTTCATTGTGAAAACGCCACCGATCTCGCTCTACCTTAGCCAACTCTTGAGCGAACTGAACAGGAGTCGGTGGCTCGTCTTTCTTTCCTGACTGCTTGCGCTCTGATTGCGGTGTACAGTGGTTGCCTGACTCTTATTTGTTCTCCTCTACTGGCGGTTCAATAGGCATCCGCCAGACATCTTCTACAGCCTTTTCCAGGATTTCTGGAGATGCCAGACCAGCTTCATACCAATCGGTAATATCCCCCGCTTCTGGGCAATCTGCCCACAATGTTTTCATGCCCAGTCTGACAGAGTGAAGCCCTACAATTTGGCAAGCCTGTTGAATGATGTCCATTTTTTTCCCTCCAGCAACATCATTATCAGGGATAAGGACAAAGCCTGCATACCCTAAGTCTGCGAGTTCCTTGAGCCATGGACTGACCGTCTCTACTCTCCACTCAGAAGCCTGAACGGTCAGAGCCTTAATGCCTAGTTTGGCAGCGGTATCGGTGCATTGTTCTCCTTCTACCATCAGTAGAAGCTTCCCTTTATCCTCTGGAGTCGGGAATAGAACAGACTCAAAATTGTAAGGCCCCCAGTCAATGTC containing:
- a CDS encoding DUF5906 domain-containing protein, coding for MAKVERDRWRFHNEQKTWREWNGKYWEAIPHEDVGDVIHHQVKSFIKTDTWIENCLKSLERELRHRQWMPQSQSVRAFANGVVDMETLALTPHNPEHYNTSIIHRDWWQPDGEPIKDPLEALRQYCPHIYDAWHHAMGGDERKILKLLAICNGVLAWRFSTLQKFIHLIGKPGTGKGTFSRILGSLVGEENTKASKLSRLGGEYDVAHWIDSQLLTLPDEGNKYSEDALDTIKSMTGGDAIPYRQIFKEVGSSPFYGTLLIISNDPIFRGETGAIKRRLCLVEFDIPIINRNSLAEELMLREIPRLTYCALSMPSLKVDAIVNGLGEHEIPSFNSKAWELETAENSVADFLDTELVPISNCKVYVKDVYSEYTKFCSHTGQKAVAMNKFSSRLITASDFVGWEIERGKARNGSYIIGVDIREEIKHQHIPTPSEVFKKAEKAYSPNQPSQPSQPDRARVPAVTPIVTEPSQEPSQPSQEQIPIDFSASARVEAPIPSPSPSKTECDDTGDDTVMVDVTAGMPTQQGRDGCDDTLGGCRSENEQPEKTEPLSDPWRSAPTTEKSVSNDFIPPPWGCPGMKVKIKDLDDGVQNEGMLIRLLDDGGWTVFWENIKIVSDHSQEELSPLSDGDNPNVHQESEGRSNETAQPDSSTTQSEVSADDLSTQEVREPIPVATKTEDDLPYSLGELLWIKHSEGKLPAMITGLPDESGKWECKYLFRLKWRTDRFEPDGLEKRPSGNYSIDDKVLTVTPGTECMEAIITGVQDDEGEWEVMINLDGKWHEGYRYPPEELRPR